The sequence AAAAGCTATTGAGATTTTCTAAGTTCTCGAATTTCTTCTTTAATGCTAGCAAGCTCGGTCATAATTTCTCGAGTTTGATCATCAACAATTTCTTCTTCGTGCGCTTGCAAAGGAGCCAATGCTTCGCTTTGCATCGCATCAACAATAATACCGATGAATAAATTCAAAACAGCAAAGCTCGTGACCAGCATGTAAACAAGAAAGAAAATCCAGGCGTAGGAGAACTTGTCCATTACAGGACCAGAAATATCAGCCCAACCTTCCATGGTCATAATCTGAACCAAAGTGAAAATGCTGGCACTTAATGTACCAAATTGCTCAGGAAATTCACCACCAAATAATTGAGTAGCCATAACAGATGACACATAAAGAATGAGCAGTAAAAGTGCCGCGACAGAGCCCATGCCTGGAATGGCATTTAACAACCCAGTGACAACCCTGCGCATTGAGGGAACCGCAGAAATCAAACGCAAGATCCGTAAAATCCGAAGGCTTCGAAGAACAGATAAATGTCCTGTTGCTGGAACCAATGCAACGCCTACAACAAAGAGATCAAAAACCGACCATGGATCTTTAAACATTTGCCATCTGTTCACATAGAACTTTGCTAATAGCTCACAAACAAAAACGGAAAGAATAAGCCGGTCAATGGTACTAAAAAGAGGGCCATAAGCATCATGCATACCTTTATCAGTCTCTAAGCCCAAAATGACCGCGTTAAGAAAAATAAGTCCAATGATAGACCATTCAAATAAAGGTTTGCCAATAACAGTTTTTAGCCATCCTCTTATCGTTTCATCTTCTTGAAGTGCCAGTTCACTCATATTGTTCCTCAAAACTTCTAAGCTTATTTTCAATAACTATCTAAGCGCACAGTGCGGATGCTTTGCGGGCATCTGAAGCACGTTAACAGTGCGGATGCTTTGTGGGCATCTGAAGCACGCTAAAAGAGCATCTTATTGAAATATAGATATAAATATCATGAGATAAGCAAAATTTCCAAATGCAAAATGTCACTGCACACAAGGATTTTAAACAAGAATGACATTTTTTCATCATGTTAGAGAGCCGAGACTAATTTTTAAGGGCGAGCCCTAAACAAGATCGGTTGTTCCCAAGTCAACAACGTCCCCGTAGTTTTCCTGAAGACCTCGTCCTTGTATTTTCGTTGACCACCCATCAGTTATACGCCGAATAGAAAAAAGATTATATCTGGCTAGCTCATACCGGCTGTTGAGACCAATTGAAGCGCTGGGTGTACCAACAATATGACAAACACCATGATTGGTCGTAAGCCTTTCATGATGTTGCTTGTGATTATGCCCATAAAGAACGAGCTCAGCGCCAACCTCTCGCAACAGCGCTTGCAACAAATGATCATTTTGAAGACCGCGAGAGAGAGTTGTAATTCCAGGAAGAGGGGGGTGATGCAAAATAACACAGCGATATAGATGCGCTTCTTTGCAGGCGTTTAAAATATGAGCTAAAGCATCCAGACTTTTCTCATTCAATTTACCATAAGCTTTAAATAGAGGTGTAGGAACGCCAGAGTTTAAACCAATCAGTGCAACATCATTCACTACCCTTACAAAAGGTAAGTCAGGCCCAGATGCTCCCCCTAATTCAACACCCCTGTCATCTGAAGTCATAAAGGGAAGTAAATCTTTCGAGCGAGGGGTGGGGGCATCTGCTTGTAGAGGTAAAGCCCGCGTACTTGCTGGATAGAGAAATGGAGTTTGGCCATAATAATCGTGATTGCCAGGTACAAAAGAAACCTCGGAGGGAGCCCCAAATCGCTCCATCCAGCTAAGAGCGGTCTTATATTCTTGATGCAATGACAAATTTACCAAATCACCCGAGACTATTAGGTGGTTAAAAGTTTGCGCAAATACATCTTCTGTCATAGCTTCAAGTGTGCTGCTCAGGTGCATTGATTTACGAGATAGGTGCCAATTAAAAAAACCAAACAAACGCTTTAAAGAAAACTCCGTTAGAGACGGGAATAGCGTCTGAGGGAAATGAATGTCTGTCAGATGTACAAGACGTGTCTCAGTCTGTGTCGTCATATAAAAAATCTCAGCTAATCCCAGTTAATTCGGGTGGGTAAGTGTGAAAGTAATAACGTAAAATAAAAACAGAAATTAAGGAAATAATCGAATAATAATCTCCAAAACATTGACTTTCATAATGAAATAGAATTTACCAGCCCTTTATGCCTGTTTTTATAAGTAATGCTATATATAAAAGGGTTACGCTTAAATTAGAAGATAAATAAATGAACGGTCGACTAGCTAAAATGTTTTCTAAACTACTCACAGCATTTTTCCGCCCCTTCTGGCGCTTAACTCGTGGTACGACCATGGGCGCTCAAGCAGTTGTAATCGATCACAAGTCTAGAGTTTTATTGGTTCGCCACGGATACAGGCCCGGATGGCATTTTCCCGGTGGCGGCGTTGAACATTTCGAAGCTTTGTCAGAGGCTATGGAGCGGGAACTTTTTGAAGAAACAAGAGTAGAACTTACCGGTAAACCGAAATTACACGGCATCTTCACAAATTTTGAAACGTTCAAAGGAGATCATATCGGTGTCTTCATCGTTCAGGATTGGAAGCAAGATAAAATGCCCAAACCCAATGCTGAGATAAAAGAAATTGGATTTTTCTATCGAGATGAGTTACCAGAACAAACCGTAACAGGCGTGATAAATCGTTTAGACGAAATATTTGAGGGAAAAGCCATCTCAAATGAATGGAAATAAGAACAATATCAAATCTAAAAGCCTAATTTAAAAAAGACTTATTCAAATAAAGATAACTGCTGTGACCAAACTAACCAAAACACCAATAAGCGCCATAACAAGCGAAATGGAAGAGCTCTTTGACAGGCATCTTGGGCCAGGCCGCTTTGCAAGAACAGCCTACCGTCTGCGTGAACAGGGCAGTTCAACAAAGCCTGTTGGAATTAATGTTTTTGATAAAAACAAGCTGGTAGGCACGGTCAGCTTGACAGAGCTAATCATAGGCGGTGAACACTGTTGCTTTTTGCTCGGGCCTCTCTTAATTGATGAATGCCACCGCTCAAAAGGGTTAGGGTTAGAGCTTATAAATGACGCAATAGAACTGGCAAAAACCAAAGACGCTGCAGCTATTTTATTGGTTGGTGACATTGCATACTATGAAAAAGCCGGTTTTAAACAAATTCAAATGGGACAGATAAAACTACCGGGCCCAGTAGACCCAGCTAGGCTATTGATGTTTGAAATCGATCAAGGAGCAATAAATTTTGTAAAAGGCGTTGCAAAGACCACCTGACTACCTATGCCCGTAGAGCCTAACAAACCTTATACCCTTTTAACTGAATTGACTTAGACTGGTAATTTTAGCGGCCTTCTCGCCACCACATTGAACCAAGGGCAAGCAATAAAACCCCAAGGGCAAGCAGGCCATTAATCAATGGAATGAGTTTCACACCCTTAACAACATAAGCACGTCGGTCGAGAAGTCCCATCCACCCAGCACCAGCATATGCACCA comes from Hyphomicrobiales bacterium 4NK60-0047b and encodes:
- a CDS encoding metallophosphoesterase, whose amino-acid sequence is MTTQTETRLVHLTDIHFPQTLFPSLTEFSLKRLFGFFNWHLSRKSMHLSSTLEAMTEDVFAQTFNHLIVSGDLVNLSLHQEYKTALSWMERFGAPSEVSFVPGNHDYYGQTPFLYPASTRALPLQADAPTPRSKDLLPFMTSDDRGVELGGASGPDLPFVRVVNDVALIGLNSGVPTPLFKAYGKLNEKSLDALAHILNACKEAHLYRCVILHHPPLPGITTLSRGLQNDHLLQALLREVGAELVLYGHNHKQHHERLTTNHGVCHIVGTPSASIGLNSRYELARYNLFSIRRITDGWSTKIQGRGLQENYGDVVDLGTTDLV
- a CDS encoding NUDIX domain-containing protein, with translation MNGRLAKMFSKLLTAFFRPFWRLTRGTTMGAQAVVIDHKSRVLLVRHGYRPGWHFPGGGVEHFEALSEAMERELFEETRVELTGKPKLHGIFTNFETFKGDHIGVFIVQDWKQDKMPKPNAEIKEIGFFYRDELPEQTVTGVINRLDEIFEGKAISNEWK
- a CDS encoding N-acetyltransferase, whose product is MTKLTKTPISAITSEMEELFDRHLGPGRFARTAYRLREQGSSTKPVGINVFDKNKLVGTVSLTELIIGGEHCCFLLGPLLIDECHRSKGLGLELINDAIELAKTKDAAAILLVGDIAYYEKAGFKQIQMGQIKLPGPVDPARLLMFEIDQGAINFVKGVAKTT